The proteins below come from a single Xiphophorus couchianus chromosome 20, X_couchianus-1.0, whole genome shotgun sequence genomic window:
- the klhdc7a gene encoding kelch domain-containing protein 7A, protein MPIADLLGVQFDMQLLVKLSFSAAAVLLVSWAYRFYRSRDVRKIKPCGKENRETENSASHDYKRTQQHLCFQDKDDDAKQDLATNDLESNSTKGILNKSHLHQVEKSKNVFSSLNNDQNKYIGKEMLRQDQPTVCPSNISIGSTLKIHDYGMAAITGRRSPCRLKKLDGGVGVSRELRQDLEHQGVYSSFLSKAEIKVEDAKVVLEGSGDKIVSGKIYDYYVESSSHSITDSKTLPAQYELNTVSKKNYGTEDTSFIDSSVSPIVMRDLVLPQSAVVEDSLQGRLRHPERPSLLRKESYMSTAEQSESSIHFRISTQSSPVTHHGASADNETIYLQKSTDKVHNMKEATDVETVGSGSFSGLPAEIFLSTDLEILKSKLNLGNCLEILHLAKKKGQKSVQQAALEVMSDNYLQVLRDPNLYGRLMADERERIRKQRMRARRFVIVADMDPQDCFRNTAAQRAKSEQRSTSSAVYFYDDYKDVWHSLCLIPQEVISKACAMCTMDNYLFVAVGCQGSDREMTPSKRVFCYNPLTSIWKEICPMNEARPRCKLAALDGYIYAIGGECLSSVERYDPRQDRWTFVAPLPNDTFAVAHHVTVCSGELFVSGGTLRYILLRYNPKTNTWRPSLIVGSKDRSIDMVAVGRFLYRFDINPLLGVSVFRYHTVARLWYECSTKRILHCPAFQCVAMDGTVYCLSRHFIMRFDADEISPAFADEELSVLSEAKGLLFPFILSLPDKNP, encoded by the coding sequence ATGCCAATTGCAGACCTTCTCGGAGTCCAGTTCGACATGCAGCTGCTGGTGAAACTTagtttctctgctgctgcagtgctGCTGGTTTCTTGGGCCTACAGATTCTACAGATCTAGAGACGTGAGGAAAATTAAACCTTGTggcaaagaaaacagagagacagaaaattCTGCCAGCCACGACTACAAGAGGACACAGCAGCATCTTTGTTTTCAAGACAAGGACGATGATGCCAAGCAAGACTTAGCTACTAATGACTTGGAATCCAACAGCACCAAGGGAATACTTAATAAATCTCATCTACACCAAGTTGAAAAGAGTAAGAATGTATTTAGTAGTTTAAataatgatcaaaataaatacataggGAAGGAGATGCTTCGTCAGGACCAACCAACTGTTTGCCCAAGTAATATTTCAATTGGATCTACTTTGAAGATACATGATTATGGAATGGCAGCTATTACTGGACGTCGCTCTCCTTGTCGTTTGAAGAAGCTAGATGGTGGAGTGGGTGTGAGCAGAGAGTTAAGACAGGACTTGGAGCACCAGGGGGTctactccagcttcctctctAAGGCGGAGATCAAAGTAGAAGATGCCAAGGTAGTACTGGAAGGATCAGGAGACAAGATTGTGAGTGGAAAAATATATGACTATTATGTTGAATCTTCCTCTCACTCAATAACAGATTCAAAAACTTTGCCTGCACAGTATGAGCTGAACACTGTCTCAAAGAAGAACTATGGAACAGAGGACACCAGCTTCATTGATTCTTCTGTAAGTCCTATCGTTATGCGTGATTTGGTTCTTCCACAAAGTGCTGTTGTGGAAGACTCCTTGCAAGGACGCCTGAGGCACCCTGAAAGGCCTTCACTCCTACGCAAAGAGAGCTATATGTCTACAGCAGAACAGTCTGAATCTTCCATCCACTTTCGGATTTCAACACAATCAAGCCCAGTGACTCACCATGGGGCCTCAGCAGATAATGAGACCATCTATCTTCAAAAATCTACAGATAAAGTACATAATATGAAGGAGGCAACTGATGTAGAGACTGTAGGAAGTGGTTCATTCTCAGGTCTTCCAGCAGAAATATTCCTCAGCACAGATCTGgaaattttgaaaagtaaacTTAATCTTGGAAACTGTTTAGAGATACTTCATCTTGCCAAGAAAAAGGGGCAAAAATCTGTTCAGCAAGCAGCCCTGGAGGTCATGTCAGACAACTACCTACAGGTGCTTCGGGACCCCAACCTTTATGGACGGCTAATGGCTGATGAGCGGGAACGAATTCGGAAGCAGAGAATGAGAGCGAGAAGGTTTGTCATAGTTGCAGATATGGACCCTCAAGATTGCTTCAGAAatacagcagcacagagagcaAAATCAGAACAGAGGAGCACATCCAGTGCAGTGTACTTTTATGATGACTACAAAGATGTCTGGCATTCTCTTTGCCTGATCCCACAGGAGGTCATTTCTAAGGCCTGTGCTATGTGCACAATGGATAACTACTTATTTGTGGCAGTAGGTTGTCAAGGCAGTGACAGAGAAATGACGCCCTCAAAGAGAGTGTTTTGCTACAATCCTTTGACATCCATTTGGAAAGAGATCTGTCCTATGAATGAAGCCAGGCCCCGCTGTAAACTGGCAGCACTGGATGGCTACATCTATGCCATCGGAGGGGAGTGTCTCTCCTCTGTGGAGCGCTATGACCCCCGACAGGACAGATGGACATTTGTGGCTCCACTGCCTAATGATACCTTTGCTGTTGCACATCATGTGACTGTGTGCAGTGGAGAGCTCTTTGTTTCTGGGGGTACTCTTAGATATATTTTACTTCGCTACAACCCCAAAACCAACACCTGGAGGCCAAGTCTCATAGTAGGCAGCAAAGATAGATCTATAGATATGGTTGCTGTGGGAAGATTTCTCTACAGATTTGACATAAACCCATTACTGGGAGTCAGTGTGTTCCGCTACCATACGGTGGCACGGCTTTGGTATGAGTGCAGCACCAAGCGAATTCTGCACTGCCCGGCCTTCCAGTGTGTCGCAATGGATGGCACAGTTTACTGTCTCAGCCGACACTTCATCATGAGATTTGACGCCGATGAGATCTCTCCTGCTTTTGCAGATGAGGAGTTGAGTGTCCTCTCTGAAGCAAAGGGCTTACTCTTCCCCTTTATCCTTTCACTACCTGATAAGAATCCTTGA